The genomic DNA CTTCCTCCAGGGCCTGTGTCGATCCCGCGTCATGCCCTCCGGCGTCTCCGTCTTGCCCTGGCTCCCGTATCTTGCACCCTCCACGGCGGTGCCAGCGTGGATCATCTCCTTGAGGCGTGGGCACTGCAGCACCTGTTTCCGCAAAATTGCAAGTTGGCGAGGGTTGTGAGTTCCTCCTAGGGCAGGTTCATGTTCATCTTCTGCAATTCTCCATTTGAGCTTTTAGAGACACGATGCACACATGAATTTCAGATCCTTTTGTACATCTTGAAGCCTGAAAGATCAGTTGCATTTCTTTTACAAGCCTCCTTTTATGTTGGTCCAGTCTGGATCAAAGCATACTTCTAAAAGAAGTTGGATTCGATGGAAAAGCTTTGAAGCTGATATCTCACCCGTAATTGATTGCACAACCACTACCTGATGGGGTTTTATTAAAGAAAGGACGAAGCCGAAAAAATAGTTGCAGGCTGCAGCTACAGAGCAAACTATTGAAAATATCACCTTGGAAATGCACCATACCACAAAGAATTCATGAAAGGAGAACCCCCAAAACGAAAAGGTCACATCCAGCTAATCCCAAACCCAGCCCATCAAAACCGATCGAGCACCAGCTAGATAGATTCCTAAACTAGTTCCTAAACCCCACTCCAAAGTCCTAATCCGTATCATATTATTCCTCCGTTCCCCGAGCTGCACCTCCACCGAATCCAGATCATCATCACTGCACTTTTTTCGTGCTACCGTGTACTTTGCTTCCAGACCCAGGAACCACACCAACCACTTCTCGCGTCCTCCAGCTCACTGGTGTTCAGTGTTCTTGCCAAGGAAAAAGAGGAGAAGATCGAATCTTTTTGCTGCCACTGTTCCTTTCCTGTTCTTCGTTCGGCGCCATGAGCAGTAAGCTGCTTCGGGTCTACCCTTCCGAGCTCAAGATCCCCTGTAAGTTCTTCAAGAACCAGTCGCTTGCTGATGCTTTTCTGGGCTGATTGTTCTCGTCTTACTTTCTGTTGACGTGAGAAGATGAGATGAAGAAGCAGCGGTCTTGCTGCATGCAGCTGACGAACAGGACCGACCAGTTCGTGGCCTTCAAGGTGAAATTCCCTGCCCTTACTGTTCTGTGATGCTACTACAACGCACTGGGACGGAGAATGATTGGTTTGGATGTTCCGATCCGTAGGTGAAAACAACGAACCCGAGGAAGTACTCAGTCAGGCACAGCTGCGGCATAGTGCTTCCGCGGGGCTCGTGCAATGTAACAGGTTCTGTTTGAACAGTGTGCGCTCAGTTGGTTGATTGGTTTATTTGCTTCAAATTGTCATTGAAGTGCTGTTGTTGGTGTAGTGATTATGCAAGCACCTATGGAGATGCTCTTAGATCACCAGTGCAAGGATAAGTTCCTCGTGCAGAGCGTTGTGGTGAAGGATAGGGCGACGATTAAAGACTTTGGGCCTCAATTGGTACATACTTGCAGCACTAGAGTTCATTGTTTCAATTCCTCTAGTGCCTGTCATCAATATTGCCGTTTGTGATCTGTAGTTCACTAAAGCACCAGGTAGGGTAATTGAGGAGTTCAAGTTGCGCGTGGTGTATATTGCTGCTAATCCTCCCTCACCAGttccggaggaagaagaggaagaggattcATCCCCTCGGTCAGAGGTGGTCTGTGGAGTGAAAACCTCATCTACATTTGATGCTGTAAGTAATACAATTAACATtgccttttgagttttgacctGATGGCTATTTCAAGAaaagtactcaagatgccacaACATGAAAAAGCATTGTAATTAAGGAAAATTTTTTGTTTCAATTTTAGGAACATAGATGTATAGGTGCTTCTGCTGCAGAACCCTCTTGTCCTGAGGTAACTCTATGCTCAGTATAACATTACTCATTTTGTTACCGTGTCATTTCTCTCTCTGTTATTTTTTGAGGAACCAGTGCCATGTCATTGTCAGATTGGATATTAATAAGAATGTTTACACCTTCTCATTGTTTTGTGAATTAATCAAGTACTATTCACTGTAATAGAGTACAGTGAGTGAGAGCAACAATTCGGCATAGCAATTAGTTCACCCTCTTTTCCTTATTTTGGCTGGTCAGGGTACCTCTGTAATATCGGAGCTGGTTCAAGAGAGAGAATATGTAGATAAACATCAGAAGCTTCAGCAAGATATGGTAAGATCGTCTCTTTACACGCCGCTTGATAACTTCTGAATGCTGTGCAACATAACATCTTCCCTACGTTCTGAAAATGTTTTGAAGGATTGTTAAGATATCTATTTTACTGTCCAATATTTGAACATTTAAATTCATTATTTGTTTCAGGAACTGCTTGGGGAGACAAGGTCATCTCAACAGGGATTCTCACTGATGTTTGTAGTGTTCGTCTTCATGTCATCTATGTTCATTGGGCACCTGATGAACGAAATCAAGGTCTAGCCAAATACCAGTTGTAAAAAGGAAGGATCTGCATTTCTACCAACACCGCCACCGACTTGATATTGCATTCTCCGTAGCTTCACTCCCTATAACAAGCAGTATTCAGAAAGGGTTCTCAGGATTTCCTGAGAATTTAATATCTATGGAGAACCATATATCACTGTTAATGATAGGCCATAGTACAGAATTCCCTAGTATGATTTCCAGACTAGCAAAGACATGGTTCAAATTTGCAACAGGGGACTGGGCCCTGTTGACTTGTTCTAAGACATTATGACGCAGACTGATGAAATACAGAGTGTCAATACGTCAGGTGAAACCTAAAACAAACTGTTGTACTGAAATTGTCCGCTGGAGCAGAACCATAGCTCAGTAGTCAGTATCGATACGAACCAAGCAGAAATGTGACTACAATCCGGCTAGCCCATCAGAGCAAGTTTTGTCGCAAATTACCAGGACGCTAGAGAACAACGGCATTGACGCATTGTAAAGCTTCCATGATCTAGTAGACTAGCACCATCCTACGTCGGCACAACGTAGACGTTTACATTGTGATGGGCCACCGCGGCCAGCTCCACCGCcacgccgacggcgacgagcgcgaCCACGCCGGCGGCACCGCACCAAGCAGCGCCGCGCCTCCACCAACGCCGCTGGACGACGGTCCTCCTCCCTGTTTCCGCCAGGGCCTCCAGGTCGGCGTCACGCTTCTTGCCAACGCCACCCTTTGGCGTCGCGTAGTCGCGCGTTCCCATGGCCTCGCGCTTCCTGGCGGCGACGGCATCGGACGCCGCCTCGCCGCGTGTTCCGGCGTCCTCGCGCTCGGCGTCATGGCCCTTGCCGGCAATGGCAATGCCATCGGCCGTCACCTCCTTGCGCGCTTCAACGGCGTCGCCGGGCGCCGCCTCCTGGCAAGAATCGGTGCACGAGCACGTGGACCCCGAGGATTCGGAGTAATCCGCTTCCTCCTCAGGCTCGCCCACCTCCTTCTCCTCTGGTTCAGGTGCAGCCACGGCGCGCCGCGCCCACTGGTCGAACGTGGCCTCGAGGACGGCGAAgcgcgcctcggcctcggccagGTGCTccgggcgcgcgccgccgtggcACTCCGCCTCGGCGGCCAGGAGCGACCGGAGGAAGTCGGTCTTCGCCTTGATCTCCGCGGCGAGCCGCGCCTCCGCGCCGGGGCCCCGCTGCCTGGACGACAGCGCGTCGTCGAGGCAGGCGCAGAGCTCGTCGAGCTTCCGCTCCACCACGGTGCTCGCGCGTCGtccctgcgccgccggcggcatcTCCATGGGGCGCGGGCTGCCGGTTTCTGAGCGCGTCGTCGTTGGCTCTGCCGGTGTGGTGCGCGTACCGGGAGAGGCGTGGCGACGCCGGGATCGCGTACTCGTGTGCGGCAGCGGGCGGTTTCTTTGTGGCTTTGAGCGGCCGCGCGTGAGGTTTTGAGGAGTGGGGGCGACGCTTCGTCtgaacgcgcgcgcgcgcgcgcttggGTAACGGCACGGGTGCGTGTGCAGGGTTTGTTTGATTCCATTTGATCGCTTCGTGCCTTGTGAAGTGGCGAGAGGGCACGGTTGTACACATCTCTGGATGGGAAGTAACTGCAACTCTGAGGCATCAAGAGCGCGAGATCCGGTGTGAATGTTTCGTGGAACGATGCATTAATTTTCCCCCCTTTTGTCCATCCCAGTGATTTCAGCCCAGGGAAAATTTCCCAATAAGAAGTTTGAGAAATGGGCCTTAATATGGGCTCAAGTAGTCGTAATGGTCCCGCCCAACCTAAATAAACTAGGCCCAAACATCcagctttccttttctttctcctttccaTTTCAAGTGACTATCTTAATCGGGGAAATGATTTCAAGTGACTATCTCTGTATCTCAAGGGTGAAATTTTTTCAGAAATTCCACTCGACGTTGGAGTTCACAGGCGTGGGTTAACGTGCAGGCTTTATGGGTGCTTCCATGAATGCCGCACTACGCTACTACTGGAAATTTTCACATGTCCTGATTGTTTTTTAATGCACGATGTTTATTGCTCTTCTTTAGATTCAAATGGCCAAGGGTTTTTAAATCTAATTAAGCCATTTTGGCTAGTTATTTAGTAAGTGAACTACAGTTTTTTCGTTGGAAAAAGTTGGTTCCAGATCCTTGGTTGCTAATTTGTTTTCACTCTCAAGGATTGTCCAAAATAAATTACAAACACTCGAACCATTTGTAAAACATTCGACAAAATGTTGTAGTGAGAGGAAGATCTTGGGGAGGCAGGTCGGTTCAGTAGACTGAACCAGGTGGATGGCTCCGGCAGCTATGGAGGCAAAGAATGTCCGGTTAGCGGTGACAGCAATAGATCCACAAGTAAGAGGGCCATCGGAGATGAGGACGAGGGTGAAGAGGTGTGAAAGCCTCCGTGCAGGACCAAAGAAATAGGGGGGGGGGAAGGAGTAACGTATCGCTGGCTGTCCGAAGGTTGAAGAAAGGCCGTCGACTACAAACGATATGCTGTTTTTAGTTGGCTGAAAAATTAGCATCTCTTTTCCATCGTCCATTTCCGCTCCCTCTATTATGCAACCACACACTGAAAAGCAAGAGAAGCATAGAGTGGTAAGTTGCTTGGAAACAACGAGCAATGCAAGCTTGAAGCTTGTCCTCGCCGCTTGCGTCGTCATATGATTCCGCGCTAGCTTTCATCCCCCTGATCGTGAACAATCGATCGCCATCACAACATTCGTAAACCAGCATCTTGGCATTTGCGCATGTTACCAGGTATAGACATCGATCCTCCTAAACGCCAAGATCGCCCAATAGAGTACCATTAACACATTCAGGCAGGAACAAACTTAAAACATGCGTCCACCACTGCAGCAATCTTGTTCACTTCTGCCACTCCCGAGTTTCTGAACATGTATATCCTGTGTGCCACCTCAACTTCTCAACAAACCAATCCATGGCCTGCTCATCAACCTCACATGCACGCTCACTGATTGATCACAGCATCGCTGCACCGTTCTCTCCTATAAATAGCGCCCTCGAACACCGTCTCGAACCATCACAAGCACTCAGCAACCGAGCAACCGATCAAGAGCTCCTCTTGAAGCTCACCCTCCTCTGTGCTTGTGGTCAGGGGTACTGTTATCACTGTGCAGAAATGGCAGGCAAGGCCTCGGTCGCGCTGTTCCTGGCCGTCAACATGGTCGTGTTCGCCATGGCCAGCGCCTGCGGCGGCCACTGCCCCCCTTCGACGCCGTCCACCCCGTCGACGCCGACCCCGACGCCGGCATCGTTCGGCAAGTGCCCCCGCGACGCGCTGAAGCTTGGCGTGTGCACCAACGTGCTCGGCCTCATCAAGGCcaaggttggcgtgcctcccaCCGAGCCATGCTGCCCGCTGCTGGAGGGTCTCGTCGACCTCCAGGCCGCCGTGTGCCTCTGTACCGCCATCAAGGGGAACATCCTCGGCATCAACCTCAACCTGCCAATTGACGTCAGCCTCATCCTCAACCACTGCGGCAAGACCGTGCCCACCGGGTTCAAGTGCCTCTAAGCGCTGACCGTCGCGTTCGTCTCCGGCATGGCATGAGCAAGCCGAGCATGCCGACGTGTTCTTTGATTTGCTTGTCATACGCGTGTAGCCGGTTTGACCAGCTTTTGCTTTTCGGTGTTTCCTGTTTAAGTTGCTCGTCCTCTGTGTGGACGTGTCCTCGAACAATTTGGATTACTATTCTCTTATTTGTATCCGGCAAGCTGCTTGTATGAATAcagtttatatttttttttctattttctctGAGCCACATTTTTCATCGACTGCAGCGAATTCTCGCTTGCACACTTTTGCGGTTTTGTTTTCGTGAACTACAAATTCTCTTAACTTTTGAACAGGGTCTGAAAACAGTGGATCCGAGTCTGAGAAACAGCCTGAAACCACCACATACACACTAGATTTTCTTAAGTTTTCATACAAACATTTCACTTAAATTCTTTCTAGAACTGTATTTGAAATTGACATGCATGGTAAGTTTGAACTCATTCATCAACATATGGATCCTCGAATTCCAGCCTAAATTTTGCAAAAACTCGGGTGGGATATCTCTGAAATTTGGAGCAAAACTCGTGTTTTCGCCAAACTTTGGTGCGACAAATCTCTTAATCTGACAAGCTTTTCAAAAAACGTTTTATTAAAACTTGTAGGATTATTGTTGGGAAACAATTTTTGTATATCATGGATGGGCGAGTTATGCACGAGTTGAGGAAGTTCTAGCGCCGGTCAAAGGAGGGGGAAACATTGGCGTCGGGCCAACTGAATCAGCGTGGCTCGGCTGACCATCGTCAGTTTCCGCGCGCCACGCGTCCGCCGTCGTCCACCCACCGCCCTGCTGAGCCAATGCGCGGAGGACCTCGCGCCGGCACGCGTCCCGCACCGCCTGCCCCTCGGCTTAAAGCCACCCCCACC from Setaria italica strain Yugu1 chromosome VII, Setaria_italica_v2.0, whole genome shotgun sequence includes the following:
- the LOC101764009 gene encoding uncharacterized protein LOC101764009; this encodes MEMPPAAQGRRASTVVERKLDELCACLDDALSSRQRGPGAEARLAAEIKAKTDFLRSLLAAEAECHGGARPEHLAEAEARFAVLEATFDQWARRAVAAPEPEEKEVGEPEEEADYSESSGSTCSCTDSCQEAAPGDAVEARKEVTADGIAIAGKGHDAEREDAGTRGEAASDAVAARKREAMGTRDYATPKGGVGKKRDADLEALAETGRRTVVQRRWWRRGAAWCGAAGVVALVAVGVAVELAAVAHHNVNVYVVPT
- the LOC101771413 gene encoding 14 kDa proline-rich protein DC2.15 encodes the protein MAGKASVALFLAVNMVVFAMASACGGHCPPSTPSTPSTPTPTPASFGKCPRDALKLGVCTNVLGLIKAKVGVPPTEPCCPLLEGLVDLQAAVCLCTAIKGNILGINLNLPIDVSLILNHCGKTVPTGFKCL
- the LOC101771025 gene encoding vesicle-associated protein 1-3, with product MSSKLLRVYPSELKIPYEMKKQRSCCMQLTNRTDQFVAFKVKTTNPRKYSVRHSCGIVLPRGSCNVTVIMQAPMEMLLDHQCKDKFLVQSVVVKDRATIKDFGPQLFTKAPGRVIEEFKLRVVYIAANPPSPVPEEEEEEDSSPRSEVVCGVKTSSTFDAEHRCIGASAAEPSCPEGTSVISELVQEREYVDKHQKLQQDMELLGETRSSQQGFSLMFVVFVFMSSMFIGHLMNEIKV